The Sebastes umbrosus isolate fSebUmb1 chromosome 1, fSebUmb1.pri, whole genome shotgun sequence genome includes the window CAGCAGCCCAAGCCCATTGTGTGCCTGTGGAGAGGTGCAAACAATGGAACACATCATTGAAGCTTGCCCGCTCCACAGTCTAAAAGGAGGGTTAGACACCCTCCATACAGCAGACCAGGAGGCAACTGCATGGCTCAAGGACTTTGCAttcgctaaataaataaatttttaTTATATAGCTATGCTGTACGATCAAATGATATTGGAGTTTTTGATCACGTGATTCAACCATCAGGTTCTGATAGTGTTTATATTGAGGTAGCTCTCATTTTAATATCTACTTTGTCCTTGTACTAGAATGTTGTGGGCAATGTTGCAAATGAATGAGCAGAACTGTTTTATGTTATGTAtggattttaaaacatattgcaTTACTGTGATGAGGATCATCAATTTCTAAAGTATCTAATTTTCTGGATAAGCCAAAGACAGATTGTTACAACCACGAGGAAGCAACatgaagggggaaaaaaagttggagAAGCCAAATTTAAGTTTATTATgtaaagtaaaatacaagtaagaatgAACAAAGTGTTGTGGAGAGACTGTGGCCCTGCAGACCAGGGCGTCATTGTTATTGAGAATTGGCTCTCAATTTACTTATCTGGTtacataaaagtaaaaataaataaataaattaggtctgtcagtcgattaaaatagaataaaatagaattgcgattaatcacagattaatcacacatttctttatctgttcaaaatgtacctaaaagggagatttgtccagtatttaatactcttatcaacatgagagtggacaaatatgctgctttatgcaaatgtgtgtatatatttattattggaaattaattaacaacacaaaacaatgacagatattgtccagaaaccctcacaggtactgcatttagcataaaacaatatgctccaatcataagatggcaaactgcagcccaacaggcaacaacagctgtctgtgtgtcagtgtgctgacttaactatgacttgcccccaaactgcatgtgattatcataaagtgggcttgtctgtaaagtggagactcgtgggtacccatagaacccatttacattcacatacctggaggtcagaggtcaagggacccattgaaaatggctatgccagtttttccttgccaacatttagcgtaagtttggagcgttatttaacctccttcatgacacgctagtatgacatggttggtaccaatggattcattaggttttttagctttcatatgataccagtatcttcactctagttgtgtttatgcgttaaagaaattagtggcgttaaaacaaattagcattaatgtgttattatcacattaactttaacagccaaTAAAAGGGCTGTAGAGTCTGCTGgctgagagagagtgtgagggaggtggaggaagggcagctgtggctcaaaGGGTAGAGTgggtcgtcctttaatcaccaggttggcggttcgatccccggctcctcctgtctgcatgtcaaagtgtccttgagcgagacactgaaccccaagttgcacCCCGGGCGCTTTAGATCAGCTCTTAATGctcttaggatgggttaaatgcagaggtcaaatttcacgACATCGTGCTCTGTACAATAACATATGACAATATGAATAAAGCTACCTATCTAAATCATCATATATGtcgatattgtgatataaaaTCACATATGATGACAGGCCCACCCCTGCTGTGGCCCCATTAGTCCAGTTGATTCATGTTGATTCACTGTACTGTTAATACAGTTTGTTTGGCCTGTAGAAGGACTGAGTCAGTCTCAGTGTAAAGCCCGTGTTGGGTCACTAGTGTTAGAACAACACATGGATGGACAGTGAGGCTCCTGCCCTTTTCCACACAATGCTGTCTCAGACACATCTCTCACTACAGTGTGTCACCCAGACCTTGACCCTCACCCGCCCTCTGGATCTGCTCTCTGAAATGGACTCCGTTTACAATGAAAGCATTTAAAAAGAGCTGAATTTTCAGCTTGCAAAAAAATCTTTACTGGGTCCTCTGGTCGGCCATGTTTTGGACAGTGTCCCCTGAGGCTTTGTATTGACTTGTGTGGCGCAGAGGGGATGAGCTGTTTCCCACCAACAGGGGCTCCCGGGCTTTGGGACATTCCTGGAGGTCGGTGCAGGAGGATCTAGTTGTCTCCCAGGGAAACAGAGCTAATAAACTCCGGGGGTGGTCGTAaattttctcattatttggcCTGCGGCCCAGAGGCGGGGGGGCGGTGGGTGGCCGGGTGGGGGGGCTGCTGGAGCCGGATCTGCACGCCCATCTGTCCTGGACCTGCCTGGTGATGAGTAGTGAGCTGCTTCTCAAAGGATCACCACGCTGATCACACGGATGATTTACATCAAAACAACTCTCAGCTTCTTCTATAGCATCACTGGGAATTTTTATCTAGCTGCGCTCTCGTACACTTTCAGAGGTCTGTGGAAATTCATCCAGGTCATgatatttaacctttatttaaccaggttagtcccattgagattaagaacctcttttccaagggagacctggccaagacggtcagcagcaagaacacaaagttgcagacacaaatagagataaaacaaatcacaaacactaaaagcactaaaatatatatataaagatgtaCCAATGGGAGAGCCTACGGGTTGCCAGTGCAGGCCATCCCAAACTAAGAGAACAACTCACAGTGGTGAGTCAGAGCTTTACAATTTGTGATGAACCTTAAGGATGCATGGTAAGATACATCAAGCATATGAAGGCACTGATCAGAGGAGTGAATGTACAAAACATCTCCATAATCTTAAACCGGTCAAAATGTTGTATAGAAACAAGAcacttttttacattaaaagaaaaaacacaacttgtttCGAAAATAAAAACCCAGTTTTAGCCTCAGTTTTTTTACAAGGTACAGCACATGTGGTTTAAAAGTAAGGGAGTCATCCATCAAGATGCCAAGGTATTTGTAGGCCTTGACAGCCTCAATCTCCTTTCCATCCACagtaatatatatagatatatcgaTGGTTTTCTCAGCTGAGCGGACCACCCTTCCTAAGAGCCAAGTGATCCCATTTGGTGCCGTTTCCCATCCAGGTGGTGATGCTCCCACAACAGGATGCTCTCCGTAGTGCAGGTGTAGAAGTTCCTGAGCACCCTGAGTGGGAGTTTAAAGTCCCTCAGTCGTCTGAGGTTTCTTCACCAGGGTGTTGATGTGGCAGGACCGCGACAGGTCCTGGGTGATGTGAACACCGAGGTATCTGAAGTTATCCCCCGTTCATGCTGAGAGGGTGGAAGCTCCTCTGCTGCTTCCTGGTAGGGTCCACTATCAGCTCCTTGGTCTTACTGACGTTCAGCTCGAGGTTGTTGTCCTTACACCAGTCTACTAGCGTCTCTAATGGATCCACAAGACAATGATTTAATCTTTTGCCAAGAATGAGACTCCAAAAGTCCTTTTTGTGatcagtaatataatatatattttttaggagTTGGACTAATTCATTTCAGAATGCTCCGTGTAATCAGCTCGTCTCTGAggattctgtctctttttccaTGCCAGCGAACGTGGTAGACTTCTGCGGTCAGACGATCCGGGGTGACGGCATGATCGTCAACTCGCACCAGGAATCCAAGAAGTACTACTTTGTGATCATGGGGACCGACTGCCACCTCACCATGCAGGCCAACTCCCCTAAAGACAAGGTCCAGTTCCACTTCCGCTTCTTCCTGGTCTACAGTTTGCTCCGCGTGGCCCCCTTGAGTCCGGCCCCTCTCTTTCCGGAATCCcctcgtggctccgcccctctcAATCCCAGACTGGAGCCCACCTCCGGCGAAAGCTCGGGGGACCCGTGTCACGCCGGCTCGTACGTTCAGTTCTACGACGGACGGGACAGGAGCTCGCCTTCCCTCGGGCCTCCTCTTTGTGGGAAGAGCCCCCCCCGGCCGGTGTTGTCCACGGGGAACTACCTGACCCTGAGGCTGGTGACCCGGGGGACTCAGCCCAGAGTGGACTTTGTGGGGGACTTCACCTCCTTCAGACTGGGTAAGAAAGACACAGTCATGTCCATCCATTCTACACGTGCTTAGTGTCTTACAGGCACTTTGATAAGATATgcatacataaatgaatatatgATGGTGCTATGATGATCCTGATGGCCTGAAATCAGAAAACCATGGATAAGGtccattattttatataatctTGAAGTCCATTATCACTCTCGTACGATAACCACTTAACTTAAGGTATGTTCAATCATCATcgacacaaactttctcattttacagctaaaccgtgcactacaagatgattctgaaaacatttgaggagagaaataggcattaacgtaacagaatattgattcatatttgatcagcgctgcctagtttgaccgtttggtcggagttcgtgagtgattgacagccggctctcatagacagcagatggacagcagacctcagatcagctcttactgcttgttttcctccgatctgtgaaatcttgcagatgccgttaggagcaccggaggacacagaggaacatgatttgtttcaggttcctgtttcatgtactactgtcatgatatagctttttgtatgttttataaaaataactttttttaatcatattcgctccaatctcgcctacttcagctttaactggaTCAGGAAACAGAATCAGaatctatttaatttatttcacataTAAGAATTTGTCTTGGTGTTAGTTAGCATCAGtattgttgctatggttaccagCACACTGACTGAAATCAATGATTAAATTGTTGACCGTGAGCTATGTTTTAGGTGTTTGTCCATTAAAACAAGAATCAGAATCAAATATTTACTgatcttaaagcagcagtgggtagaaatggagcaaatatgattttttttaaaaaaggtatttttataaaacggtcactatattctgacagtagtgcatgagacaggtaatctgaaaaaaatatcatatacctctgtgtcctccggtgctcctaatggcatctgcaagatttcacagaccggaggaaaacaagcagtaagagctgactCGAGTCTGTcgtcactcgcaaactcctaccaaacggtcaaactaggcagcgctgattaaatatgaatcaatattatattacgttaatgcctatttctctcttcagatgttttcagaatcatcttgtagtgcatggtttagctgtaaaatgagaaagtttgtgacccggcagtccAATAATTAATAACTGATGACTGTAGATTTggattgtatggacccagtagagaagaggtgaaatgctgcccttTTTTCTTCAGAGCAGGTGGCTTGGTATTACAcgttgcacctttaagttaCCCTACACCAAGACGAAGGTGCAAAAATCATCCAAAATCATTTCATCAAACACATGGAACATTTCTTTGTTTAGAAGGAAATAACAGTATACTCAGTGGTAACTGATCTGTATCTGTATATCTGTATGTGTTGCTATGTGTATATCTGTACGTTTCTGTGAACTGGCTGTGGAAACAAATATcaaagataagatagaactttattaattccgaaggaaattcttgtgtcAAAATTACAGCAAGTTcaagtttataaaataaaaagtactatttctagcaccagtgcctaatagaataacaataaagtaagatacaaaatgagtaaataaataagtgaaataaaaaggataaaagattaaaaaaaaagtaagctaaaaaacagaaaaggaagtaaTATTGTATATCCCTAATATCCCTCACAAATCCTAAGAAACTTAGCATGGCCGTGTTGGCAGGGTAGAAGAGCATTGGTTACACTTGCTAACACTGATATAAACAAAATGCTTTATTAGGatggaaatgcattcaacatgttTGATAGCCAtcaagaataaaaaagaaaaaaatattttctttacaaGAAAACTCAACTAAGCAGccatattttctttttgctaTAAATCTCAACCAAAGACACTCTTAAACTGATCCTTCATCTCTTGCCCCGACCCCCTCAATTGTTATCTTCCTCTTCAGGGTTTAACCAATCAGAGTGCAGCAATGAGCCCTATTTCACCTGCCGAAACGGGAAGTGTGTCCCTCTCAGCCTGGTGTGTGATGATAAAGGCATCGACAACTGTGGGGATGGAAGTGACCTGGAAGAAAACCTGACTACGGGTTGTAAAGGTCAGTTCAGTGACGAGACGACGTTTCTGATGCTGATTGTTGAAAGATATTGTCCCTGATTTCATTACTCAAAATCTCATAGTTATGGAGAATTTTGCAGCACTCTAACAAATTTAAGGGGGCATCTTTACAGTTCAACAAAATGTCTTTCCTACCATTTAAAAGTTGACTGTATTCTGTCCTTCATCAGCAGGTCAGCTGTTACCTCCTGAACCTCCACCGCCAATAGCGACCCCACCCCCACCTTTTGTGAATCCGCCCACAGTGCCAATTCCTACGCGTATCAACTGCGGCGTGCCAGACAGCGCTCCCAGTCACGAGTCTGTAACAGGTGAGTGACCATTGTGACATTAATAGATATTTATTAATTCAACTAGTAGAAACACTCTCCACCGGCAGGAATCAATCCATCAACGCGCTGTGCCTGCGGTCGTTCGGCTGGTAAACAAATGAACTGAGTGCCCATTTGGATGCAAAGTGTCCTGACGACTGGGTGTAAAACTAATGGAGGTGACCATTGAGTTGTTAATTTCACTAAAGCCTCGTAAACCAATAAATGGTGATGGATTCTCATGGCGGAGAGCAGCCTTTTGAGTGATCTGTCTCTATTCCAGCGTCGGAGGTGCAAACACAGACTGTCTGGGTTCAGCCTGTCAGCTTCTGATTGCTTTTAAGGCCCGGCCAAGTCTGGTCTGAGAAAACAGCCATTCTTCTGTTCCGACTGTTCAACTaagagcaggagaggagaagggggaTTCACATTCGCCTGCTGTGCAAATTGCCAGTTGTTTATTAGCTGAGATCCATTTCAATGCAGCCTGGTGAGCCCACAGTGAGGGACTATATGCTGGATGAGCAGACAGACGGATTCAGGAGCAACCAGTTAGCTGTGGTTGGATTAGTTTTCTTAAAGGTACTGTATGTAAGTCCtaacacatataaatcattgtgggtcggggtcccatgcgcgctcgcgtgttgttacactgttcagactcaaactccaacacaaactacacggaagcaccaaaaccgcaaagttctatctagtgaagcccattttgcaaaacagtgttaactcttcctgcttcagcccccaAACCGTagtcagaagacacagaggagaccgtagcttcggtctccagggccggagtctctgctgtactctgctcctctgctcctcaacCTGCACACCGCACTCGTTCTCActtgctctctcgctccacctctcacgtgcatgtgcgcacattccacactgcaggagagttagtttagctctgagaatatctagtgaatatacagtggacgtttgtacagaaataactgctgcagctcctccagaccaacagaggtttcccgtgtcttgtgaagtgacggggctccgcagcgagaaacgttgtcgcctccgaccaaaactccggtgtctctcctgttccctccggccgcggtcgggaggctgaagcaggaaaagccaacactagaatcaTTGGTCCCTTTTGAAGACGTAAATCTGTAAATTTAAACGCAgttttttagcaaatgttactcaaacatgAGTAAGTGCATTTTTTGGGGACTATTTCAGTGGGGCATCCATCCACATTTCCACATTTGTTGCTCGAATGAGCTTGTGAAAGTTTCTGATTTCCATCATTAGGACATTTCCCTTTTGTTTTTGAAGGTGGTGAGCACCACTGCTAGCACTCAAGCCAGTGCCACTGTGACTCTTTAGAGAATGATGTTGTAAAATATTAACAGTGGACTACGCACTGTCCAATAGACTTCTCTTATTTAGACAGTGGCAAGGCAGAGAGGGAGCCAGAGTAAGGCAAACACGAAGGAGAGGAGCCCCAGGAAGATTTGATTCCTGGCAGATACAACAGTAGTGAGTGGTAGTGTtcagatcatagactgtatataaagatgtacGACATGACAGCTACCCAAGAAGGAAGCCAAAACTCCtccatcgccccctggtggctggctgcagaatAGGGCATAAAGCTTGCCTCTTCCGTGTTAGCgaatgggacatgggccaaactaaaaagtcaaggtatacgtcaaatacatttttcccaaaaatgGTTTCTGTCGTTTTAGGTacttcttatcacgctgatgtatgtccaagtgttcattttcctgataagtttggtttttaatagttatttgatgttataaaaagggggttagacgtcatgattgacaactgtgagtctctctcgctgacaagctgcggccatGCTCGGCTCACGATTGGTTCcggcgggtgacctcgataccgcagctccaccgcccgatcactactgcactgactctggctccaaatgacgtcaaaatctcaagatgtcagctcctgtatccgggatattttggcttcacttctgtacaagGGGAGGAAGTAGAAACGCATCGTCCAtctttatgtacagtctatggttcagaCTGAAGAGCTCAaaccataaaaatgtcaaaagaagtTTGGTCAATAATAACATAAGTTGTACAAGTGTTTCCCACCTGCATTATACCTTAAATATGGCTGCCATGTGAATAAAGAGATTTGTATTTCTCCCCCCTCTTGTCCTAGACTCCCCTGCCTCCCTGGCCCTGTTGGTTCTCTACATCATCCTGGGTGTGGTGGCAGGCAGCGTAGTgctctgctggtgctgctggtcgCCTGGCTGGTTCCTGTGGCGTGTCAGCTTCTGCCGTTTCTTACCCTGCTGCAACTCGGCCTGCGCCTCCTGCCAGCTCTGCGCCCGCAGTTGCACCCACGGCAAGGATCACCGACTGGCGAAAGTCACCCCGCACACACCAGCCAACGGGACCCCGACGGGCACGGCAGCCACCGCCAACAGCGCTGATGAAAACGTTACCACGGCGGCTGTTTAGAGCAAAGGGACCCTCCGGTCGATCAGTTTCGGCATTCTGAGACGTGGGGTGTACAGTATGCTGATGCTGAGCTGTGAGCAGTGGTGGACAGTTACTGCTTTAGGCAACATGACCCAATCTTTATAGTGAAGGTTGGACTGATGTGGTCCACACAATGCTGAAATAAGCAGAGCTGAACAGTGTCGGTTAGTATGTGGTTTGTGTGCTTTAAATGTGAGGATGCGGACGATGAGACTGTTTATGTTGTTATAAGAAGGTAAAGCAGGGTACAGTATGACTATGGATTGTGTAAAAAGTAGGAATGTATCTGAAAATATAGGATTAAGGGTTCTTAGAATTACTTAAGAAGCATTTTTGTTTACAGCACGTTTCACCTGTTTTGAACTTACAGTATCTCTGTTTTTCCTATCTTATTCTGTTTAAGAGGCTGCTTAAGAACTTTGACAAGTGCAGCCTTTAATACTTGTCCAGTTTTCAGAGGACACCATGAAGAGTGTTAAGATGTTGGTGTGAACAGTTTTTAGTTTCTTTGTATATAAACTATCTGCTCTCCCTTAGAGGTAACAGTTCGGTTGTGCCGTGAAACTACACTTCCAGTCCACAGCTTTGACCAAAAGTATGTCATGGACACATGCTGAGGAAACAGAACTACAAAAGTCACCCACCTAGTGACAACAGCTGTTCTCCCTTGGAGATATTCCTTCAAACTTTCCACTCTCCTCCCAGCAGTCCACTGTTGTTCCACATATACAAGCCAACGTGGAGTTTGGACAACAGAGCACAAAGTCACTCGGTGTGTGACAGTCGACATTTTGTAGGGAAAAACTTGTAAATAAATATGAGCTTCTAACATGCTAttttgtggacaaaataaacgcatagcaaacaacaacagagatTCTTGCTaattaacttaaaggtcccatattgtaaaaagtgacattttcatgtcttttatattataaagcaggcttaagtcctatataaatactgtgaaagtatcgaaacgcttaatccacagagaaatacacacagcccgtattcagaaactgagcgcTTGAAacgagccgtcaggatttctgtccatttgtgatgtcacaaatatacaatatttagaccatttcacagttttaaacataaacattctaaatgtgtcacaatttattttccgttgcagtgtatgtgaatgtcatcagctgacaggaagtaaacatggacccaagctgttgcctagcaacgcaattctgttgcaattccatcgaaatgcactaaaacggagtgtttcagacagagggtaaatacaggtatattcaagcagacagcatgaggaaaataaagttttttttaaacattaaagcgtgtaaacatgttctagtaaaaacacaaaatacaagtatgaacctgaaaatgagcatatgtccccTTAAATCCATCAAGTATTGTCAGCTTAAGTATATAGATTAGTAGTTGTGGTGGTGGACACATTTCTGAGGGGCGAAACTGAAaaatttaaatgataaaaatgaaaaccagCATTGTATTGATAATTTGCAATtgcaatacattttaaaacaaggtGAAGAAAGtagattaaattacattttaacttGAATTGATAAAGATATGAAtcattaataacaaaaaaactaaacaattaTTTGATATACACTCGTCACCATTATTCTGTCTGAGTTTTGCAGTGGtgtgattatttattatcttttaatgTGCACTGGCCAACGTGTCTGTCATAAACAACCCCTCTATACTGGACTATGGTTGCAGTCTCCTGAACTTTTTAAGTCTTGGCTGTATTCCAGTTTTCTACCAATGTGTCTAGTTTGTGTGACAGTGAAGCTCATCAGGACTAGTAAAGCAACTAACTCTTGCAGAGTCTCTTCAAACACGTTTCGGTTACAAGCCGCCAACACGTGGCTGTTAAATCAagtctatttttcttatatagTCGTTATTTCTtgaaatgaagtgtgtttttaagCCATGCTAGTTGCATGGCAATGTTGGTTTGTTGATGGGTTtattggtccaccactttgatccaaactgaaacatctcaacaactactgaaTGGATTACAAAGAcatttggtacacacattcatgtccccctcaggaggAATTGTcatcactttggtgatcctctgacttttcatctagcgccatcatcaggtcaacattttattttgtccaatactttgttttatgccCAAATACccgcaaaactaatgacattcccatcagtctTCAGCTGTACTATTTGTTTACTGCTAATTACCAAATACTATCATTCTAACATGCTGAACAAAGATGATGAACATGATCAAAGTTCTACCTGACGAACATCAGAATGTTAATGAgcatggtaaatggtaaatggacttgcatttctatagcgcctttctagtcttccgaccgctcaaagcgctttacgctacatgtcagcattcacccattcacacacacatttacacactgatggcagaggctgccatgcaagatGCCAAAcggcccatcaggatctaatctagatactcattcacacaccaatggctcagccttcaagtcagtttggggttaagtgtcgaCACATGACCGGAGGAGGCGGGGATCGAACCTGGtcgaccttctgattggtgggcgacccgctctacctcggAGCCACAGccgcatgttagcatgttgactttagcatttagctcaaagcaccccTGTACCTAACTAAGTACAGCCACACAGAGATGTTAGCATGGTTGTGGACTCTTAGACTtgttataaaatcataaatattgTCCCCAAATACAAGTTATGATTCAACAGTAAATGTATAagtatatgaatgtaaatgagaattggttctcaattgattttacctggttaaataaaggtcaaaacaaaaaataagtaCAATAATGCTCTCAAGCCCGTGTTTTATCATTTACCTGACCCACAAAACGACCATTTGTATACAAATTACTAACCCCAatttaccttgaattcttgaaaaaaacaacgtttttctcacatgcctccacaGCGACCGAAAGATTGAATCCAAATCTTTGCAAGTTCCGTACGAAGTAAAGTGGTGATGTTCAGATGTCTAGAAGACGCTCGTAACGAGGCACTGCTCTAGTCTGCCGTTCATtgcacacacagaaaagcagcagtTGTAGTAGAGCCATGTGTTCATAAGAGATAGTGCAGAAGAGATAttgaatgttatttttattagctATAATGTTGTTTATCCTGTTGACAGCACTGTGTAAGAGTATTAAGGAATACATTATATCCTCTATATGTTAGTAATATTAGTTATACCACTGACCCAGATCGGTGCTTCATGTGAACCCGTGTTCATGTGACTACCAGGCAAACTTTCTTTGTGGCATCCTCTAGATGGAGTAGCTCCATAACCTTTCCTCCCTCTGCCacactgtgtgttgtgtgagtaCATTACACAAAGCCCATGGTACTGTCTGTTTAGGGATTTTGACTTGAGTCCTTGGTAAAGCATTATAGGCCATATGCTTCAACAAACAATGTGTTTCTGACCTCCAGGTTGCCCGGCTGCAGCACACTGAAGTATGCAGACTTCTTTATTGACGGTATCTCACTTTCTGCTGAGACTGTACAGGAATACACATACatcagacaacacacacacacagtacagtatacATCCACTCGACTCACTCACGCTCAGATGTGCATTTGCGTCACTCTGTGGAGAAGGTCAGTGCTCCAGCTGGATGTTCCTGCCAACAATACTTTTCTCACATTTTACTGTATGCTTAAATTTagcattaaagggtaacttcagtattttatAACCTTggccctattttcccatgtttttgcaaatgaaatTGGTCAAGTATGGAAggataacgctgtaaccggGAGCCACAAAACCacctgcgagggcaagtgagcgaCGTCAAagtaacgttacgtccacttaaagtgcttgtttttgcc containing:
- the ldlrad2 gene encoding low-density lipoprotein receptor class A domain-containing protein 2 isoform X2, with the translated sequence MMMMMEMEVESCWQRLLRLLLLLFFMTLHGSAIETANVVDFCGQTIRGDGMIVNSHQESKKYYFVIMGTDCHLTMQANSPKDKVQFHFRFFLVYSLLRVAPLSPAPLFPESPRGSAPLNPRLEPTSGESSGDPCHAGSYVQFYDGRDRSSPSLGPPLCGKSPPRPVLSTGNYLTLRLVTRGTQPRVDFVGDFTSFRLGFNQSECSNEPYFTCRNGKCVPLSLVCDDKGIDNCGDGSDLEENLTTGCKGQLLPPEPPPPIATPPPPFVNPPTVPIPTRINCGVPDSAPSHESVTDSPASLALLVLYIILGVVAGSVVLCWCCWSPGWFLWRVSFCRFLPCCNSACASCQLCARSCTHGKDHRLAKVTPHTPANGTPTGTAATANSADENVTTAAV
- the ldlrad2 gene encoding low-density lipoprotein receptor class A domain-containing protein 2 isoform X1; translation: MMMMMEMEVESCWQRLLRLLLLLFFMTLHGSAIETANVVDFCGQTIRGDGMIVNSHQESKKYYFVIMGTDCHLTMQANSPKDKVQFHFRFFLVYSLLRVAPLSPAPLFPESPRGSAPLNPRLEPTSGESSGDPCHAGSYVQFYDGRDRSSPSLGPPLCGKSPPRPVLSTGNYLTLRLVTRGTQPRVDFVGDFTSFRLGFNQSECSNEPYFTCRNGKCVPLSLVCDDKGIDNCGDGSDLEENLTTGCKAGQLLPPEPPPPIATPPPPFVNPPTVPIPTRINCGVPDSAPSHESVTDSPASLALLVLYIILGVVAGSVVLCWCCWSPGWFLWRVSFCRFLPCCNSACASCQLCARSCTHGKDHRLAKVTPHTPANGTPTGTAATANSADENVTTAAV